A region from the Aphis gossypii isolate Hap1 chromosome 1, ASM2018417v2, whole genome shotgun sequence genome encodes:
- the LOC114131233 gene encoding 3-oxoacyl-[acyl-carrier-protein] reductase FabG-like: protein MFANTVFNAVRNGVQKFFCKKNFTTVPSSSPSCPLKQHMEVDGKCALVVDGTSGVGHAFADELLKMNAAKVIITGLNGMKGAETACEFNKIYGQGRVDFYQTDVGNPYEIKNMFKYIKNNFEALDVFFNNAETHEGGLDDMIATNFNSKIHGIILATKNMKEGSVIVNHTSAIGLNPNSDMIAHSAASTGFLVASMAFSKNKYFKKTNIRMTTLCSELFPSTFVGGTVPPITCDCQEAQRNMEISIAKSAAYLVKHGSNNTLWLCQQMGILSIVELQKIVEYTEKYEPRIIIDDQ, encoded by the exons ATGTTTGCAAATACTGTATTTAATGCCGTGCGAAATGGCGTACAGAAGTTCTTCtgcaa GAAAAACTTTACCACAGTACCATCATCGTCACCGTCTTGCCCGTTAAAACAACATATGGAAGTAGACGGGAAGTGCGCGTTGGTTGTTGATGGGACCAGCGGTGTGGGACACGCATTCGCCGatgagttattaaaaatgaatgccGCT AAAGTTATCATCACCGGATTGAACGGTATGAAGGGAGCCGAGACGGCTTGcgaatttaacaaaatttacgGCCAAGGCAGGGTGGACTTCTACCAAACAGATGTCGGCAATCCTTATGAGATCAAAA ACatgttcaaatatataaaaaacaattttgaagcACTGgacgtattttttaataatgcagaAACACATGAAGGCGGCCTAGATGATATGATTGCCACCAACTTC aattctAAAATCCATGGAATCATATTAGCCACCAAAAATATGAAAGAAGGAAGCGTAATCGTGAACCACACGTCAGCCATAGGACTCAACCCAAATTCGGATATGATCGCCCACAGTGCTGCTTCTACAGGATTTTTGGTCGCTTCCATGGCTTTTAGc aaaaacaaatacttcaaaaaaacaaacatccGAATGACAACTTTGTGCAGCGAGCTGTTTCCATCGACGTTCGTTGGAGGCACAGTGCCACCAATTACATGTGATTGTCAAGAAGCACAGAGaaatat ggAAATTTCAATTGCCAAGTCTGCAGCTTATTTGGTCAAACATGGATCAAATAATACACTATGGCTTTGCCAACAAATGGGAATTTTGAGCATAGTGGAATTACAAAAGATTGTGGaatatacagaaaaatatgAACCGAGGATAATTATTGATGATCAGTAA